From a region of the Hallerella porci genome:
- a CDS encoding ribosomal eL19 family protein: MKVATTVSRISDAPMKVETTVSRFSDAPMKVETTVSKCSGTPMRLATTVSKCSGTPMRLVTTVSSFSGTPMKVVTTVSKFSETPMKVVTTVSSFSGTPMRLATTVSKCSGTPMKVAMTVSSFSETPMMLATTVSRFSDSPMKVATAVSRFSDSPMRLATSVSKCFGTPMRLATTVSRFSGTPMKVVTTVSRFSECPMKVVTEIVRNESAPLCGAPPAAS, encoded by the coding sequence ATGAAAGTAGCGACGACCGTCTCTAGGATCTCCGACGCTCCGATGAAGGTGGAGACGACCGTTTCTAGGTTCTCCGACGCTCCGATGAAGGTGGAGACGACCGTTTCTAAGTGCTCCGGGACGCCGATGAGGCTAGCAACGACCGTTTCTAAGTGCTCCGGGACGCCGATGAGGCTAGTGACGACCGTTTCTAGCTTCTCCGGGACGCCGATGAAGGTAGTGACGACCGTTTCTAAGTTCTCCGAAACTCCGATGAAGGTGGTGACGACCGTTTCTAGCTTCTCCGGGACGCCGATGAGGCTAGCAACGACCGTTTCTAAGTGCTCCGGGACGCCGATGAAGGTGGCGATGACCGTCTCCAGCTTCTCCGAGACGCCGATGATGCTAGCGACGACCGTTTCTAGGTTCTCCGACTCTCCGATGAAGGTAGCGACGGCCGTCTCTAGGTTCTCCGACTCTCCGATGAGGCTAGCGACGAGCGTTTCTAAGTGCTTCGGGACGCCGATGAGGCTAGCAACGACCGTCTCCAGGTTCTCCGGGACGCCGATGAAGGTAGTAACGACCGTCTCTAGGTTCTCCGAGTGTCCGATGAAGGTGGTGACGGAAA